One Alkalidesulfovibrio alkalitolerans DSM 16529 genomic region harbors:
- a CDS encoding nitroreductase family protein — protein sequence MAANSKALELLDATAHTWQNLRGQGLDWPAMPAPFKAYPRDVRMVPLPRPEGWPAISCAEVFAGSAAPANVPNAAAVSALAQLACGVTAVVRRTVDEFHLRANASAGALYPCELYLAAQGVEGLPDGLFHFAVQRHALGLLRRGQILADGPGLRAWLTVIPFRSAWKYRDRAVRYLFLDAGHVLENLDGAARALGLSCRVDISANARETAGLLGIAPERERCLVEIELLGNADLASELPPPVHAGLARASTVSPREVEYPLITQALDLSSPGKSRDAAASLPDKRTAPAPLLERPFVQAVLHRRSRRSYMAGPLPSGALDALAVALSNPAGASCGLGVGFVVGGDESAPGGFHLLDRESGTLGASVFAVDRKKFTEACLDQAWMTKAAVLVCFFAAPDEAEAAHGPNALKRLLIQAGRLGQRIYLCAAALGLGACGVGAFIDEDARRTLGLAASERLLYVVAFGPVRGVVD from the coding sequence GTGGCAGCGAACTCCAAGGCATTGGAATTGCTCGATGCGACCGCCCACACCTGGCAGAACCTGCGCGGCCAGGGGCTGGACTGGCCCGCCATGCCCGCCCCCTTCAAGGCCTATCCCCGCGACGTGCGCATGGTCCCCCTGCCCCGTCCCGAGGGCTGGCCCGCCATCTCCTGCGCCGAAGTCTTCGCCGGATCGGCCGCACCGGCGAATGTCCCGAATGCCGCGGCCGTCTCGGCCCTCGCGCAGCTCGCCTGCGGCGTTACGGCCGTGGTGCGCCGCACCGTGGACGAATTCCATCTGCGGGCCAACGCCTCGGCTGGTGCGCTGTACCCCTGCGAACTGTACCTTGCCGCCCAGGGCGTGGAAGGCCTGCCAGACGGGCTCTTTCACTTCGCCGTGCAGCGCCATGCGCTCGGCCTCCTTCGCCGGGGCCAGATCCTCGCGGACGGCCCAGGGCTTCGCGCCTGGCTCACGGTCATCCCGTTTCGCAGCGCCTGGAAATACCGCGACCGCGCGGTACGCTACCTGTTCCTGGACGCCGGGCACGTGCTCGAAAACCTGGACGGCGCAGCCCGCGCCCTGGGTCTCTCGTGCCGGGTGGATATCTCCGCGAACGCCAGGGAAACGGCCGGGCTTCTAGGCATCGCCCCCGAACGTGAGCGTTGCCTGGTCGAAATCGAGCTGCTCGGCAATGCCGATCTGGCGTCCGAATTGCCGCCGCCCGTCCATGCCGGTCTGGCGCGCGCATCCACGGTCTCGCCGCGCGAGGTCGAGTACCCGCTCATCACCCAGGCGCTCGACCTGAGCTCGCCCGGAAAAAGCCGGGATGCGGCCGCGTCGCTGCCGGACAAACGCACGGCCCCGGCTCCCCTGCTCGAGCGCCCGTTCGTCCAGGCCGTGCTGCACCGCCGCAGCCGCCGTTCGTACATGGCCGGGCCCCTGCCGTCCGGCGCGCTCGACGCCCTGGCTGTCGCGCTCTCGAACCCGGCTGGCGCTTCGTGCGGGCTCGGCGTGGGATTCGTCGTGGGAGGCGACGAATCCGCTCCCGGCGGATTCCACCTGCTCGACCGCGAATCGGGAACGCTCGGCGCGTCCGTTTTCGCGGTGGATCGCAAGAAGTTCACCGAAGCGTGCCTGGATCAGGCCTGGATGACCAAGGCGGCCGTGCTCGTCTGCTTCTTCGCCGCCCCGGACGAAGCCGAGGCGGCCCACGGACCGAACGCCCTGAAACGGCTTCTGATCCAAGCCGGGCGGCTCGGCCAGCGCATCTACCTGTGCGCGGCGGCGCTTGGACTAGGCGCTTGCGGCGTGGGGGCCTTCATCGACGAGGATGCGCGCCGGACGCTTGGTCTCGCTGCATCGGAACGGCTGCTCTACGTGGTCGCCTTCGGCCCGGTCCGGGGCGTGGTGGATTGA